A DNA window from Halomicrobium mukohataei DSM 12286 contains the following coding sequences:
- a CDS encoding DUF2617 family protein, with the protein MNHELLHFGYELADPDRLNVYDETTVTVDGVDFAAAVIGSSHCVRAQSLGFAEIASCDERTVTGSRAIDLRRRDSATVAYDTEQVACTTEIRVDSIERFPTTRSFDLRYDFSDRAVTAVDAVDGGYETWHTYPEHDCAVFTETLFERLGRRPETG; encoded by the coding sequence ATGAACCACGAACTGCTTCACTTTGGATACGAACTCGCGGATCCGGACCGACTGAACGTCTACGACGAGACGACGGTGACCGTCGACGGCGTCGATTTCGCCGCTGCCGTCATCGGTAGCTCTCACTGTGTTCGTGCCCAGTCGCTCGGGTTCGCAGAGATCGCGTCCTGCGACGAGCGAACCGTCACTGGTAGTCGAGCGATCGACCTCCGCCGACGAGACTCGGCGACCGTCGCGTACGACACCGAACAGGTCGCGTGTACGACGGAGATCCGTGTCGACTCGATCGAACGGTTCCCGACGACGCGATCGTTCGATCTGCGATACGACTTCTCTGACCGCGCAGTAACCGCCGTCGACGCGGTCGACGGTGGCTACGAGACGTGGCACACGTACCCGGAACACGACTGTGCCGTCTTTACCGAAACCCTGTTCGAGCGACTCGGGAGGCGGCCGGAAACGGGATGA